Proteins co-encoded in one Malus sylvestris chromosome 7, drMalSylv7.2, whole genome shotgun sequence genomic window:
- the LOC126630285 gene encoding disease resistance protein RPV1-like — protein MEVSRKLLLSTISIVTLKWRRFRDGDPLLQRPPIFPARMRETIKQNSYQNDPIIIIWCCYYIVFNFDTDDAELIEEIVEDVFTKLTQSSTSSKYDVFISFRGEDTRRGFVSHLYKALRQKSINTHIDAKELRRGNPLTKLLIAARESKISLLILSENYASSTWSLNELVEIWKSKYTKNQIVLPIFYQVEPSDVGGLERKFEEAFAQHDLDSNAEVEVVRRWRLALRTTPHLGGWVSGDFRDDAKLIEKIVEDVSGKLIHISPMRTIHTGLVEMDSHVHEMLHLLNPDGVKTNDIRVVGIWGMGGIGKTAIARAVYDAIACRFEAYCFLENVKKGFMKHGELHMQTQLLSSISGNKVESSDILHKGFHVMLNRLCQMKKVLVVVDDVDQLAQIEALLEKKRFLGGGSRIIITTRNVQLLRVADEVYRPKVLSDCEALELFGVYAFGTNQPNIDYDHLSRRFIQYAHGLPLALKVLGAYLHNRTIHEWKDVLEKIRVIPLRAIHDALKTSFDELDYIEKEIFLDIACFFKGMDKDHATAILDSCGFYPHVGIRVLIDRALITVSQLGNLEMPDLLVEMGREIVRQESIREPGRRNRLWNYKDVHHVLTKNKATEAVESIILDLSNSDNVCLKAEAFANMTRLRLLKISHNHFGEQHLIGHLKFLSCELRCLSWHGFPFQSLPSNCQFENLVDIDMQYSLIERLWEGIEKLEKLKFIDLSYCLYLKETPDFTEMPNLEKLILLGCRSLVEVHSSISTLTNLVLLNLSGCEKIKILAGSICMPSLKTLDLYGCSSLEMFSKTLEVMEEL, from the exons ATGGAAGTTTCGCGGAAGCTTTTGCTAAGCACAATCTCAATTGTAACGCTGAAATGGAGAAGGTTCAGAGATGGAGATCCGCTCTTACAACGGCCACCAATATTTCCGGCTAGGATGCGCGAAACTATAA aacaaaatagttatcaaaacgatccaataattattatttggtgttgttattatattgtttttaattttgatacGGATGATGCAGAGCTTATTGAGGAAATTGTAGAAGatgtttttacgaaattgacGCAATCATCAACATCAAGCAAATACGATGTGTTCATCAGTTTCAGAGGGGAAGACACTCGCAGGGGCTTCGTCAGCCATCTTTACAAAGCTCTGCGTCAGAAATCAATCAACACCCACATTGATGCCAAAGAGCTCAGAAGAGGCAACCCCCTTACCAAGCTCCTGATAGCGGCTCGAGAGTCAAAGATTTCGCTTCTAATTTTATCTGAAAACTATGCTTCTTCCACTTGGAGCTTGAACGAACTCGTGGAAATCTGGAAATCCAAGTATACCAAGAACCAGATTGTGCTCCCCATTTTCTACCAAGTTGAACCATCTGATGTTGGTGGACTCGAGAGAAAATTTGAGGAAGCTTTTGCTCAGCACGATCTCGATTCTAACGCCGAAGTGGAAGTGGTTCGGAGATGGAGACTGGCTCTTAGAACGACCCCCCATTTAGGCGGCTGGGTTTCGGGAGACTTTAG GGATGATGCAAAGCTTATTGAGAAAATTGTGGAAGATGTTTCTGGGAAATTGATCCACATCTCACCAATGCGAACAATACATACAGGCTTGGTTGAAATGGATTCTCATGTGCATGAAATGCTACATTTATTAAATCCTGATGGAGTTAAAACGAATGATATTCGCGTTGTTGGAATATGGGGTATGGGTGGTATAGGCAAAACAGCCATCGCTAGAGCTGTTTATGATGCAATCGCTTGTCGATTTGAAGCttattgctttcttgaaaaTGTCAAAAAGGGTTTTATGAAGCATGGCGAACTACATATGCAGACACAACTTCTATCAAGTATCTCAGGCAACAAGGTGGAGAGTTCCGACATATTGCATAAAGGTTTCCACGTGATGTTAAATAGGCTTTGTCAGATGAAAAAAGTTCTCGTTGTTGTTGATGATGTGGACCAATTAGCTCAAATTGAAGCCTTACTCGAAAAGAAACGTTTTTTGGGTGGTGGAAGTAGAatcattataacaactagaaaTGTGCAATTACTACGTGTAGCTGATGAGGTGTATAGGCCCAAGGTTTTAAGTGATTGTGAAGCTCTGGAACTCTTTGGGGTGTACGCCTTCGGAACAAACCAACCCAATATAGATTATGATCATCTTTCGAGGCGTTTCATACAATATGCTCACGGTTTGCCATTAGCACTCAAAGTCTTGGGAGCTTATCTTCATAATAGAACTATACACGAGTGGAAAGATGTGTTAGAAAAAATAAGGGTAATCCCGCTAAGGGCAATTCATGATGCGCTTAAAACAAGCTTCGATGAACTAGATTACATAGAGAAGGAGATCTTTCTAGATATTGCATGTTTCTTTAAAGGGATGGATAAAGACCATGCTACTGCAATTTTGGACAGTTGTGGTTTCTATCCTCATGTGGGAATAAGAGTTCTAATCGATCGAGCTCTCATAACTGTCTCACAGTTGGGGAACCTGGAGATGCCTGATTTACTAGTGGAAATGGGCCGGGAAATAGTCCGCCAAGAATCTATCAGAGAACCTGGAAGACGAAATAGGTTGTGGAATTACAAAGATGTTCATCATGTGCTAACTAAAAATAAA GCTACAGAAGCAGTTGAAAGCATAATCCTGGATTTGTCGAACTCAGATAATGTATGCTTAAAGGCTGAAGCTTTTGCTAATATGACTCGACTAAGACTTCTCAAGATCAGTCATAATCATTTTGGCGAACAACACCTGATTGGGCACTTAAAGTTTCTTTCTTGTGAGTTGAGGTGTCTCTCCTGGCATGGATTTCCTTTTCAGTCTTTGCCATCCAATTGCCAATTCGAAAATCTTGTTGACATTGACATGCAATATAGTCTCATTGAACGACTTTGGGAAGGAATCGAG AAGCTGGAAAAGTTGAAGTTCATCGATTTAAGTTATTGTCTATACCTTAAGGAAACCCCTGACTTCACAGAGATGCCCAATCTTGAGAAGCTAATTCTTCTAGGTTGTAGAAGTTTAGTTGAGGTTCACTCATCTATTTCGACCCTTACAAACCTTGTGTTATTGAATCTGAGTGGGTGCGAAAAAATTAAGATTCTAGCTGGCAGCATATGTATGCCATCTCTCAAAACCCTTGATCTTTATGGCTGCTCAAGTCTTGAGATGTTTTCAAAGACTCTAGAAGTTATGGAGGAACTATAG